The Mucilaginibacter rubeus genomic interval TCGTCGTCAAGCGTAATACCACGAACACCGGTAGCGGTACGTCCCATCGGTCTTACGGTAGATTCGTTAAAGCGGATAGCGCGACCTGATTTAAGTGCCATCACTATCTCGCTGCTTCCGCTGGTTAAGCTTGCTTCAAGCAACGAATCGCCTTCATTGATGTTGATCGCGTTAATACCGTTTGAACGCGGACGCGAGTAAGCCTCAAGTGAGGTTTTCTTGATGGTACCTTTTTTGGTACACATGATAATGAAGTTGTTTTCAAGGTAGTTTTGATCTTTAAGCGAGATCAGTTTGATGTATGCCTTGATGTTCTCTTCTTTAGGGATATTAATGATATTCTGGATTGCACGGCCTTTTGATGTCCGTGTGCCTTCCGGTATTTCAAATACCCTGAGCCAGAAACATTGTCCCGACTCGGTAAAGAACAACATGTAATTGTGATTTGAGGCAATAAGTAAATGCTCAATGAAATCCTCATCACGGCTGTTGCTGCCGATGGCGCCTTTTCCTCCCCTGCTTTGTCTGCGGTATTCTGTAAGTGGCGTACGTTTGATATAACCTTCACGTGAGATGGTGATTACTACGTCCTCGTCCTCAATGAAGTCTTCAGTTTGCATTTCGGCAGAAGAGTGAACCATTTCGGTGCGGCGCTCATCGCCATATTTTTCTTTGACTTCAAGCAACTCATCCTTAATGATCTGCATCCTTAAACCTTCATCGCTCAGGATGTTTTTTAAATGCTCAATAAGTTTCATTAAAGCGGCGTATTCGTCTTTGATCTTATCACGTTCAAGTCCTGTTAACCTCCTTAAGGTCATATCAAGAATTGCACGTGCCTGGATATCAGTTAAACCAAAGCTGCTCATCAAGCCTTCCCTTGCTTCATCTGGTGTTTGCGAAGCACGGATCAGGCGGATAACCTCGTCAAGGTGGTCTAATGCGATCAATAAACCTTCAAGGATATGCGCACGTTTTTCGGCTTCGTTAAGCTCAAATTTAGTACGGCGCACAACAACCTCATGGCGGTGCTCAACAAAATGATGGATCAGGTCCTTCAGGTTAAGCAGCATTGGCCGGCCATTAACCAGGGCGATGTTGTTTACACTGAATGACGTTTGAAGCGCAGTATATTTAAACAGGTTGTTTAATACAATAGCTGCGTTGGCGTCACGTTTAATCTCATAAACAACACGGATACCTTCGCGGCTTGATTCATCGCGAATGGCCGATATCCCTTCCAGTTTCTTTTCGTTCACCAACTCGGCAGTACGCTCAATCATTAAAGCTTTATTTACCTGGTAAGGTATTTCGCTTACAATAATGCGCTCACGTTCGCCATTATAAGTTTCTATCTCGGCACGGGCGCGGATAACTACACGGCCACGACCGGTTTCCAGCGCTTCGCGCGGGCCATCGTAACCATAAATAATACCACCTGTAGGGAAATCGGGACCTTTTACATATTTCATTAGCTCGCTAATCTCTATCTGGCGGTTATCAATTAATGCCATAGTAGCATCAATAACTTCCGAAAGGTTGTGCGGAGCCATATTAGTAGCCATACCTACCGCGATGCCCGAAGCTCCGTTAACCAAAAGGTTTGGGAATTTAGATGGCAGTACGGTTGGTTCCTGCAGCGAGTCGTCAAAGTTTAACTGGAAATCAATGGTGTCTTTATTAATGTCAGCAAGCATCTCTTCAGCAAGCTTTTGCAATCTTGCTTCTGTATAACGCATTGCCGCCGGTTCGTCACCATCAACAGAACCGTAGTTACCCTGGCCTTCAACCAGTAAGTAGCGTAAGCTCCACTCCTGGGCCATACGTACCATGGTGTCGTACACCGATTTATCACCGTGCGGGTGATACTTACCCATCACCTCACCCACGATACGGGCGGATTTTTTATAGGGCTTGTTATTGGTTAAACCCAGGTCAAGCATACCGTAAAGCACACGCCTGTGTACCGGTTTCAGTCCATCGCGGACATCGGGCAACGCCCTGGAAACAATCACCGACATTGAATAATCAATGTAGGCCGATCGCATTTCCTCATCAATATTTATCGAAATTATCCTGTCTTCTGCGTGTGAATTATCGTTTTCTGTTCCTTCAGCCATTTTTGATTATTTGTAGAACCTTCTCTTATAATTGCGTGTTAAAATTGATTTTTCAACGACCTGCGAAGTTAAAAAAATACTTGGGATTGCGCCAACTTAGTAGCAATAAACCATGCTAATGTATGGTCGCAGATCAAACAATTTTGTTACTTTAATGTGGGTTTATTTAACTTTTACCCAATAATCTTCAACCTTATTGCCATTGGGCAAAACCGATAACAGTTTAAGGGTGTCGTTACTGATTGTATAGTTGTATTTTATGGTTTTGTTAAGCAGTTTTGACTCCTGCATACAATAGGTTTGCGTTTCAAAGCAGGTATCTTCCTTGAGTTGGTAATCGCCTTTTTCATATACCACGGTCTCTTCGCCCTCTTCCATCACCTTAGCATTATAATGCTCATCGTCATAAATCCGTTGTAGTTTATAAGCTGTAGGTGCCGCGTCAAGCTTGCCGTTAATTTTTCCTCCCCGATATTCCCAATTGCCTTTCAGCGGACTATCGGCCAAATTAAAGGAACATAATAGCAGCGCTATACCTGCAGGTAAAAAAAGTTTTTTCATAGATGATGTTTGCACCGGGCTAAGCTTTAACTATGCCCAGTTTATACCTTTTTTAAGTAAAGATAATGTTTTTTCTTCTTCGCTGCCACCAGCCGGATGGTAGTCATAAAGCCATTTAGCTGTGGGTGGCAAGCTCATCAATATCGATTCGATCCTGCCATTGGTTTCCAGGCCAAATTTGGTACCTGCATCGTAAACCAGGTTGAATTCGGCATAACGGCTGCGGCGCTGATATTGAAACAGTTGCTGGTCTTCAGTAAATGATTTATCACGATTACGGTTTACAAGCTCTGTATAAAGCGGCGCAAACGAGCGACCGACTGATTTAGAGAACTCGAAGATATCTTCCCAACTCAATTCATCATTGGCAGTGAGCCTGTCATAAAATATGCCGCCTATGCCCCGGGTTTCGTTACGGTGTTTGATGAAGAAATAATCATCGGCCCATTTTTTAAAACGAGGGTAAAAATCTTCGTAGTACTTATCGCAAACTGTTTTTAAGCCGCTATGGAAAAAGCGGGCATCATCTTCAAATACGTAATGCGGGGTTAAATCAATACCGCCACCAAACCAGCGAACGGGCTTTTGGCTATCGCCCATAGTTGATGGCATTTCGAAGTAACGAATGTTCATATGGATGATTGGCACCAGCGGGTGATTAGGATGGATCACAATAGAAACACCGGTAGCAAAAAAATCATCCTGTTCAACCTGAAGCGCACGCTTCATGGTATCAGGTAAATGACCGTGAACCGCCGAAAAATTAACACCTCCTTTTTCAAGGACCTTACCATTCTGGATAACCCGGGTACGGCCTCCACCTCCACCCTCACGCTCCCAAATCTCCTCCTCAAATTTTGCTACACCATCTAACTTTTCAAGCGCGGCGCAGATCTCGTCCTGTATTTGCTTATAATCTTCGGCTATTTGTTCTTTGCTGATCATAGGCTGTAAAAGTAATGAATTTTGGGAATTGCCGTGGATGGGCTTTTTTTAACGCCGGAATGCACACTTCTATATTCAGCAGACGATAACAGAAAGTGTTCAACTTTTTTATGTATGAACACCTGCTAAAAATAAACTATCTGATAGTCAGTGCTTTATATGTTCATGATTTTGCAGTAAAAATGCAACTTGCTGATAGTCAATGCATATGTTTTTCGCTTTATGATAAACGGAGCATTTTGGAACACACGTTTTTAAAAAAATTGAACACCTGGCTGGTTTAGCTTATCTCCACATAATTCAAATCCTTACCAAAAGTTTCCTTTAACTGGCTTAATGAAAACAGAGCGACTACCGTAAGTATGCCCATCATGATATATCCGGATTTAATATAACCATATTTGGCATTAAATGCGTTGAATGCTAAGGTTATAGGGATTAATGAGCCGCGTACGAAATTGGGTACAGTTGTGGTAACCGTCGATCTGATATTGGTACCAAACTGTTCTGAGGCGATGGTTACAAAAGTTGCCCAGTAACCTACTGTACAACCCATAAAGAAACTTAATAGGGCAAAGCGTTCCGGAGTGATGCCGTTGTCACTGAGATAAAAATGCACACTTACCAATGAAAGTATTAGAAACACAGCCATGGTTAATTTCCGCGACTTGGTAACCTGGGCCAGCAAGCCTGCAACAATATCGCCAATGGCAATACCTATATAACTGTAAAATATGCCGTCACCTGGTTTGATAATAGTTTTAGCGCCTAACGCGACACCAAACTTATCTGAAAAACTGATCAGCACGCCCACCACATACCAAAGCGGTGCACCTATCAGGATACAATACAGGTATTTTTTTAACCGTTCCCAACTGGTAAATAACATGAGCATGTTGCCTTTGGATACGTTGCTATTCTCAACATTTTTGAACATGCCTGATTCAAAAGTACCAACACGCAGCAGCAACAATAAGATTCCTAACCCACCGCCTACAAAGTATGCATTGCGCCAGCCAAATTTGGCTACGGCATAAGCGGCAGTGGCCCCAAACAATCCGATAACAGCAACCATCATGGTTCCGTAACCACGGTTTTCCTTACTCAATGTTTCACTAACTAAAGTAATACCTGCGCCAAGCTCGCCTGCAAGCCCCAGGCCTGCAATAAACCTAACGATGGCGTAAGTATTTACATCGTGTACAAGCCCATTGGCAAAATTGGCGATGGAATAAAGCAATATAGAGCCAAAAAGTACTTTAATACGCCCCAGCTTATCACCCACAATACCCCATATGATCCCGCCAAGCAATAATCCAAACATTTGGATGCTTATGATAAATTGTCCTTTATCGGTTACTTCCTTCGCGTTTAAGCCAATATCTGTAAGGCTGGGGATTCGTACTATCGAAAAAACCAAAAGATCATATATATCAACAAAATAGCCAAGTGAAGCAACAAGTACTAAGAATATAGCGTTCCTTGTAGTTTTGGCGTTGGTAGTATCAGTCATAAAGCGCAAAAATTGGTTGGCTAATGTAGGAGATTTGTATAAACAAAAGCAAAAAAATCGACACAAAAAAACCCCTGTGAGGTCAGGGGTTCTGAGAGTAAATGTTGTTCAATAGCTTTATATATTTTATACCTTTTTCACGTTAACTGCCTGTAATCCTTTTCTGCCTTCTTCAACATCGTATGTAACGCTGTCGTTATCCTTAATGGCATTTACGCCACCCTGAACGTCTTTAAAGTGTACAAAAAGATCTTTACCTTCTTCGGTAATAATAAAGCCATAACCCTTCTGTGTGTTAAACCATTTTACTTTTCCAGTTTTCATAATTATAATAATCGTAATAAAAAATTCGTGTTAAGATCAACTAAAACCAAACTGAAAAATAAAATAGGTTTATATGTTCAGAAGGAATAGATATCCCGCTTCCCTCAAATATATAAAATTATTAAATAAACCAAATAAAATTATTTATTTGGTTGTGGTGTCAGCCGCAAATAAGGCTTAACCGCTGTAAAACCCTTTGGAAATTTGGCGGGGATGTCTTCGGTTTTAATTGCAGGTACTATAACTACGTCCTCTCCTTCTTTCCAGTCGGCCGGTGTAGCAACGCTGTAATTAGCGGTTAACTGCAGCGAATCTATCACCCTCAAAATTTCCTGGAAATTACGGCCGGTTGATGCAGGATAAGTAATAATCAGCTTAACTGCTTTATCCGGGCCAATGATAAATAATGAGCGCACGGTTGCATTTACAGAAGCATTTGGGTGGATCATATCATAAGCTTCAGAAATTTTACGGTCTTCATCGGCAATGATCGGGAAGTTAACTTCAACGCCCTGAGTTTCATTGATATCGTTAATCCAGCCGTGGTGCGATTCAACTGAGTCAACACTTAGCGCGATAACTTTAACGTTACGCTTTTCAAATTCATTTTTTAACGCTGCGGTTTTGCCAAGTTCTGTTGTACAAACAGGTGTATAGTCGCCTGGATGCGAAAATAGTACGCCCCAGCTATCACCTAAATATTCGTAAAAATCAATTTCGCCTTCTGATGTTTTTGCTTTGAAATTTGGCGCTTTATCGCCCAGTCTTAAACTCATAATTGATAGAATTTTTGTTGTAGATTAATACTACTAAGTTACTATACATTCCTAAACAAATGCAAACAAACTTTAAATAATCACATTATTTACGCCAACATTACAAAGGCTGTGTTGTTGAAGTTTGAAATAAATAACAGCTACATCCATGAGCAAACACACCTATGATACCGGCATAATTGGCAATTGCGCCTTTTTAGCCCATATTAATAAGAATACGAATGTCGACTGGCTTTGCTGGCCGCGTTTTGACAGCACTTTTATTTTCGGGGGACTGCTGGACAAGAAAAAAGGCGGCGAGTTTTCGATCCGCCCTGAAGGGGAATATACTACCGAACAGCATTACCTGGAGAATACCAATGTTTTAATCACCGAAATTAGTCCCGCAAGTGGAGGTAAATACCGCATAACCGATTTTGCCCCACGTTTTTACCAGCACCAGCGTTACTATAAACCTTTAATGCTGATCAGGAAAATTGAAGTTATTGAAGGTTCGCCAAGGATCATCGTCAAATGCGAACCCGTGTCCGAGTATGGCGCGGTTAAACTCAGCGTAAACCGTGGCAGCAATCATATTCAATACCAGGGCGGCGAGGAAAATATTCGTCTTACTACCAATATACCGATAAGCTATATTTTTGATGAGCAGGCCTTTGTGCTTAATGAAACCAAATATCTGGCCATGACCTACGGGGAGCCCCTTGAAGCCCCGCTCATCAGCACATCTGACCGTTTCTTAGCTGAAACAGTGCAATATTGGCGAACCTGGATCAAGCACTCATCAATAGCTACTTATTTTCAGCCATTTGTTATTCGCTCGGCTTTAGCCCTTAAAATACACCAGTACGAAGATACCGGTGCTATCATTGCGGCAAGTACCACCAGCTTGCCCGAATCGCCTGGAAGCGGCCGTAACTGGGATTATCGTTATTGCTGGCTGCGCGATACCTATTATGTG includes:
- a CDS encoding peroxiredoxin is translated as MSLRLGDKAPNFKAKTSEGEIDFYEYLGDSWGVLFSHPGDYTPVCTTELGKTAALKNEFEKRNVKVIALSVDSVESHHGWINDINETQGVEVNFPIIADEDRKISEAYDMIHPNASVNATVRSLFIIGPDKAVKLIITYPASTGRNFQEILRVIDSLQLTANYSVATPADWKEGEDVVIVPAIKTEDIPAKFPKGFTAVKPYLRLTPQPNK
- a CDS encoding MFS transporter, which produces MTDTTNAKTTRNAIFLVLVASLGYFVDIYDLLVFSIVRIPSLTDIGLNAKEVTDKGQFIISIQMFGLLLGGIIWGIVGDKLGRIKVLFGSILLYSIANFANGLVHDVNTYAIVRFIAGLGLAGELGAGITLVSETLSKENRGYGTMMVAVIGLFGATAAYAVAKFGWRNAYFVGGGLGILLLLLRVGTFESGMFKNVENSNVSKGNMLMLFTSWERLKKYLYCILIGAPLWYVVGVLISFSDKFGVALGAKTIIKPGDGIFYSYIGIAIGDIVAGLLAQVTKSRKLTMAVFLILSLVSVHFYLSDNGITPERFALLSFFMGCTVGYWATFVTIASEQFGTNIRSTVTTTVPNFVRGSLIPITLAFNAFNAKYGYIKSGYIMMGILTVVALFSLSQLKETFGKDLNYVEIS
- the gyrA gene encoding DNA gyrase subunit A, encoding MAEGTENDNSHAEDRIISINIDEEMRSAYIDYSMSVIVSRALPDVRDGLKPVHRRVLYGMLDLGLTNNKPYKKSARIVGEVMGKYHPHGDKSVYDTMVRMAQEWSLRYLLVEGQGNYGSVDGDEPAAMRYTEARLQKLAEEMLADINKDTIDFQLNFDDSLQEPTVLPSKFPNLLVNGASGIAVGMATNMAPHNLSEVIDATMALIDNRQIEISELMKYVKGPDFPTGGIIYGYDGPREALETGRGRVVIRARAEIETYNGERERIIVSEIPYQVNKALMIERTAELVNEKKLEGISAIRDESSREGIRVVYEIKRDANAAIVLNNLFKYTALQTSFSVNNIALVNGRPMLLNLKDLIHHFVEHRHEVVVRRTKFELNEAEKRAHILEGLLIALDHLDEVIRLIRASQTPDEAREGLMSSFGLTDIQARAILDMTLRRLTGLERDKIKDEYAALMKLIEHLKNILSDEGLRMQIIKDELLEVKEKYGDERRTEMVHSSAEMQTEDFIEDEDVVITISREGYIKRTPLTEYRRQSRGGKGAIGSNSRDEDFIEHLLIASNHNYMLFFTESGQCFWLRVFEIPEGTRTSKGRAIQNIINIPKEENIKAYIKLISLKDQNYLENNFIIMCTKKGTIKKTSLEAYSRPRSNGINAININEGDSLLEASLTSGSSEIVMALKSGRAIRFNESTVRPMGRTATGVRGITLDDENDEVVGMIAIDDAETTVLVVSEKGYGKRTDIEDYRVTNRGGKGVKTLNITEKTGNLVAIKGVTDKEDLMIINKSGIIIRIAVSELRVMGRATQGVRLITLKNNDEIASVAKIEHDEDEEVKEGDENAEGSDTEAENTGDGDTAENGAEPSTDNTTE
- the hemF gene encoding oxygen-dependent coproporphyrinogen oxidase, giving the protein MISKEQIAEDYKQIQDEICAALEKLDGVAKFEEEIWEREGGGGGRTRVIQNGKVLEKGGVNFSAVHGHLPDTMKRALQVEQDDFFATGVSIVIHPNHPLVPIIHMNIRYFEMPSTMGDSQKPVRWFGGGIDLTPHYVFEDDARFFHSGLKTVCDKYYEDFYPRFKKWADDYFFIKHRNETRGIGGIFYDRLTANDELSWEDIFEFSKSVGRSFAPLYTELVNRNRDKSFTEDQQLFQYQRRSRYAEFNLVYDAGTKFGLETNGRIESILMSLPPTAKWLYDYHPAGGSEEEKTLSLLKKGINWA
- a CDS encoding cold-shock protein: MKTGKVKWFNTQKGYGFIITEEGKDLFVHFKDVQGGVNAIKDNDSVTYDVEEGRKGLQAVNVKKV